Below is a genomic region from Alosa sapidissima isolate fAloSap1 chromosome 19, fAloSap1.pri, whole genome shotgun sequence.
ACTGTAACTGATCAGCTTGCTGTCTATCTCCGTCCTCAGGTGGTTGCCATGGTGGACTATCTCCTGCAAACTCAGGATCAGAACCAGGATGGCCTCCTGGCTCCGTCCGAGCTGCTCTCCCCACCCATCCAAGCCAGCAAGTTGGAGCCCATCCCGGAGGCTGACCCGGCAGTAGAGTCCGACTCTGCAGGTGGTGCCCAGGATAAGCCGAAGGAAGAGGCCTCCCCGCAGCAGGACGGACCATCTGACACTGCCAATGAGCAGGAGCATCCGCAAGTGGAGGGTGAACAGCAAGTGCAGCCGCctaaggaggagagaggggcacAGGGGGAGGGACAGGCGCCTGAGGAGCAGAATGTGGGTAACCTAGGAGACGCAGAGGAGAAGGAACAGCCAGAGGCAAAGGCTGCCgaagaacagcagcagcaggctgaGGGGCAGAGGTTAGAATCGAATGTCGTGGAGAACCATCCGAATCATGCTCCTGTGCACCAAGGACAGCCTGAGATGTAGAGAGGGGACGCTGCTTGTGCTGTGTGCAGTGCCGGTGGTCTGCCCGTGAGTATAATGCCTATGCAGACTGGAAACAGGAGTCAGCCATATACAGTAGGACAG
It encodes:
- the cgref1 gene encoding cell growth regulator with EF hand domain protein 1, whose protein sequence is MFAAAVVPLLLAPLLIQGAPQGQEPERSESTGDSLPLTLVNPFGSADESRRLLQSYIKANLNEQANPDVSTREQEVFFLFSLHDYDKSDQLDGLELMKLLSDFLSHLSQTPKSTDGVVAMVDYLLQTQDQNQDGLLAPSELLSPPIQASKLEPIPEADPAVESDSAGGAQDKPKEEASPQQDGPSDTANEQEHPQVEGEQQVQPPKEERGAQGEGQAPEEQNVGNLGDAEEKEQPEAKAAEEQQQQAEGQRLESNVVENHPNHAPVHQGQPEM